A genomic segment from Gossypium hirsutum isolate 1008001.06 chromosome D04, Gossypium_hirsutum_v2.1, whole genome shotgun sequence encodes:
- the LOC107931545 gene encoding transmembrane protein 87B isoform X2 gives MGLYASKLHVDPDKKPSPEENHLNGKSFIRFESITFRRPKESAEKKNEMQQKTGLVEAIIVEVKDREKIGGSYLHSAAICCTPDLSKEGSCNVGEVIIHQDPNYPYNPQRIQTFFEGKTEETTMVLQTVEINHTGMYYLYFMFCDPELMGTTISGRTVWRNPEGYLPGKMAPLMTYFGLMSLAYLGLGLVWFLWSVQYWKDIIQLQYHITAVIGLGMCEMALWYFEYANFNATGNRPMGITLWAVTFTAVKKTVSRLLLLVVSMGYGVVRPTLGGVIFKVLLLGLTYFVFSEALGLVENLGNIDDLTGKARLFLVLPVSLLDACFIIWIFSALSQTLEKLQIRRSMAKFALYRKFTNSLAISVLLSIAWVGYELYFNAADPLSELWQRAWIIPAFWNLLAFVLLVVICSLWAPSNNPTRYAYSEETGDELEEEGISLTSSSVLLAGESANKQLERKERRASNADLFRLGEEVEEDKRE, from the exons ATGG GCCTTTATGCTTCAAAGCTTCACGTTGATCCTGACAAAAAGCCTTCTCCTGAGGAAAATCATCTCAATGGCAAGTCTTTTATCAG GTTTGAGTCAATCACCTTTCGAAGACCGAAAGAGTCTGCTGAAAAAAAGAATGAGATGCAGCAAAAAACTGGATTGGTTGAGGCTATAATAGTTGAGgtaaaagacagagagaaaattggAGGTTCGTATTTGCATTCTGCCGCAATATGTTGCACTCCGGATCTTTCTAAGGAAGGATCCTGCAATGTAGGGGAGGTTATCATCCACCAAGATCCAAATTACCCTTATAATCCGCAACGAATACAAACCTTCTTTGAAGGAAAAACGGAAGAGACTACTATGGTGCTACAAACAGTTGAGATCAATCATACTGGAATGTACTATTTGTATTTCATGTTTTGCGATCCAGAACTCATGGGCACGACGATCAGTGGAAGAACTGTCTGGAGAAATCCTGAAGGTTATCTTCCAGGAAAGATGGCACCACTAATGACATATTTTGGGTTAATGTCTCTGGCATATCTTGGTCTAGGTCTTGTCTGGTTTCTGTGGTCTGTCCAATACTGGAAAGATATAATACAACTGCAGTACCACATTACAGCAGTGATAGGTCTGGGAATGTGTGAAATGGCTCTATGGTACTTCGAATATGCAAATTTTAATGCAACCGGAAACAGACCAATGGGAATCACACTTTGGGCAGTTACCTTCACTGCTGTTAAAAAGACAGTCTCCCGTCTACTCCTTTTAGTGGTATCAATGGGCTATGGTGTTGTGCGGCCAACCCTTGGAGGTGTAATCTTCAAAGTTCTCCTTCTTGGCCTGACGTACTTTGTCTTTTCAGAAGCACTCGGGCTGGTTGAAAATCTGGGGAATATTGATGACTTAACTGGAAAAGCGAGGCTGTTTCTGGTTCTACCTGTTTCTCTGTTGGATGCTTGCTTCATAATCTGGATCTTTTCGGCATTGTCCCAAACTCTAGAGAAGCTTCAG ATTAGAAGGAGCATGGCCAAGTTTGCACTCTACCGGAAGTTTACCAATTCACTAGCAATATCAGTTCTGCTCTCCATTGCTTGGGTTGGTTACGAG TTGTACTTTAATGCAGCTGACCCATTAAGTGAGTTGTGGCAAAGAGCTTGGATAATCCCAGCTTTCTGGAATCTTCTTGCATTTGTACTTTTGGTGGTGATATGCAGTCTTTGGGCTCCGTCAAATAATCCGACACG ATATGCCTATAGTGAGGAAACAGGGGATGAGCTTGAAGAGGAGGGTATCTCACTCACTAGCAGTAGTGTTCTATTGGCCGGAGAATCGGCAAACAAGCAGCTGGAAAGGAAGGAGAGGAGGGCATCAAATGCTGATTTATTCAGGCTCGGTGAAGAGGTCGAGGAGGATAAAAGAGAATAG
- the LOC107931545 gene encoding transmembrane protein 87B isoform X1 has translation MMGNNREFICLSYDLIGNGYFQKLTFVVLIYFSCFAINQVGASIHEYQNQSFFRRSNSFFFHGGSEGLYASKLHVDPDKKPSPEENHLNGKSFIRFESITFRRPKESAEKKNEMQQKTGLVEAIIVEVKDREKIGGSYLHSAAICCTPDLSKEGSCNVGEVIIHQDPNYPYNPQRIQTFFEGKTEETTMVLQTVEINHTGMYYLYFMFCDPELMGTTISGRTVWRNPEGYLPGKMAPLMTYFGLMSLAYLGLGLVWFLWSVQYWKDIIQLQYHITAVIGLGMCEMALWYFEYANFNATGNRPMGITLWAVTFTAVKKTVSRLLLLVVSMGYGVVRPTLGGVIFKVLLLGLTYFVFSEALGLVENLGNIDDLTGKARLFLVLPVSLLDACFIIWIFSALSQTLEKLQIRRSMAKFALYRKFTNSLAISVLLSIAWVGYELYFNAADPLSELWQRAWIIPAFWNLLAFVLLVVICSLWAPSNNPTRYAYSEETGDELEEEGISLTSSSVLLAGESANKQLERKERRASNADLFRLGEEVEEDKRE, from the exons atgatgGGCAACAACAGAGAATTCATTTGTTTATCTTATGATCTGATTGGAAATGGGTATTTTCAGAAACTCACATTTGTAGTATTAATATATTTCAGCTGCTTTGCCATAAACCAAGTGGGTGCTTCCATCCATGAATATCAAAACCAAAGCTTTTTTCGCCGTTCTAATTCTTTCTTCTTCCATGGTGGAAGTGAAGGCCTTTATGCTTCAAAGCTTCACGTTGATCCTGACAAAAAGCCTTCTCCTGAGGAAAATCATCTCAATGGCAAGTCTTTTATCAG GTTTGAGTCAATCACCTTTCGAAGACCGAAAGAGTCTGCTGAAAAAAAGAATGAGATGCAGCAAAAAACTGGATTGGTTGAGGCTATAATAGTTGAGgtaaaagacagagagaaaattggAGGTTCGTATTTGCATTCTGCCGCAATATGTTGCACTCCGGATCTTTCTAAGGAAGGATCCTGCAATGTAGGGGAGGTTATCATCCACCAAGATCCAAATTACCCTTATAATCCGCAACGAATACAAACCTTCTTTGAAGGAAAAACGGAAGAGACTACTATGGTGCTACAAACAGTTGAGATCAATCATACTGGAATGTACTATTTGTATTTCATGTTTTGCGATCCAGAACTCATGGGCACGACGATCAGTGGAAGAACTGTCTGGAGAAATCCTGAAGGTTATCTTCCAGGAAAGATGGCACCACTAATGACATATTTTGGGTTAATGTCTCTGGCATATCTTGGTCTAGGTCTTGTCTGGTTTCTGTGGTCTGTCCAATACTGGAAAGATATAATACAACTGCAGTACCACATTACAGCAGTGATAGGTCTGGGAATGTGTGAAATGGCTCTATGGTACTTCGAATATGCAAATTTTAATGCAACCGGAAACAGACCAATGGGAATCACACTTTGGGCAGTTACCTTCACTGCTGTTAAAAAGACAGTCTCCCGTCTACTCCTTTTAGTGGTATCAATGGGCTATGGTGTTGTGCGGCCAACCCTTGGAGGTGTAATCTTCAAAGTTCTCCTTCTTGGCCTGACGTACTTTGTCTTTTCAGAAGCACTCGGGCTGGTTGAAAATCTGGGGAATATTGATGACTTAACTGGAAAAGCGAGGCTGTTTCTGGTTCTACCTGTTTCTCTGTTGGATGCTTGCTTCATAATCTGGATCTTTTCGGCATTGTCCCAAACTCTAGAGAAGCTTCAG ATTAGAAGGAGCATGGCCAAGTTTGCACTCTACCGGAAGTTTACCAATTCACTAGCAATATCAGTTCTGCTCTCCATTGCTTGGGTTGGTTACGAG TTGTACTTTAATGCAGCTGACCCATTAAGTGAGTTGTGGCAAAGAGCTTGGATAATCCCAGCTTTCTGGAATCTTCTTGCATTTGTACTTTTGGTGGTGATATGCAGTCTTTGGGCTCCGTCAAATAATCCGACACG ATATGCCTATAGTGAGGAAACAGGGGATGAGCTTGAAGAGGAGGGTATCTCACTCACTAGCAGTAGTGTTCTATTGGCCGGAGAATCGGCAAACAAGCAGCTGGAAAGGAAGGAGAGGAGGGCATCAAATGCTGATTTATTCAGGCTCGGTGAAGAGGTCGAGGAGGATAAAAGAGAATAG